In Pelodictyon luteolum DSM 273, the genomic stretch TCATTTCGGCGAGGGTGTCGGGCGGCGTATCGGCACTGAATTACCTGCTGCATGCCGGGGAGTCGGTGCAGGAGCGGGTCGCAGGTGCCCCGGAGCGCCTTCTGGAAGCCATGGAGGCTTCCTCGCCCCTTCGGATGGAGGCAGATCTTCGTGCCCTCGCCGAAGAGTCCCGGGGGGCCGTCGGATTCCGTCTCCTCACACAGGATGACCTTCTGAGGGCAGCGCTTCCGGCGCCTAAGGATGATGGTTCGGGAGCCATTGGCCAGAATCTTCGCCGGTTCAGCGGCCGTATCGACAGCTCATGGAGGGTGTCGAGCTTCACCTCTTTCAGCCGTCAGGGCCACCGCCCGCAGGAACTGCCCGACCGTGATGAAACAGCCTCTGGCAGCTTGCCGCAGGATACGGTTTCAACTGAAGATGCGGAGGGGATATTCGCTTTCCCGAGGGGAGCGAAAGCGGGTCTCTTCATGCATGAAATTTTTGAGCATATCGACTTTTCAGCCCCCGATCCTCTGGCCATCCGCAAGCTGGTTGACACTTCGCTCCAGCGATACGGATACGAACCCAAATGGAGCGATGCCGTCACCGGGATGGTGGAGGGCGTGCTGCAGATGCCGCTGGGTGAAGGGGAGGATCCGTTCCGCCTCGGTGCACTGCAGCCGGGCAGCTGGGTTTCAGAGCTTGAGTTTTTCATGCCGATGTCGCTGCTGCAGACTGAAGCCCTTCAGAACCCCCTCCGCCGCCATGGTCTCATGCCGGAAGGGGCGGATTACCGGAAGCTCGCCGACAGCCTGGAGTTCCAGCCGGCAACGGGTATGCTTCTGGGGTTCATGGACATGGTGTTCGAAGCCGGCGGGCGGTTCTGGCTCCTTGACTGGAAATCAAACCATCTCGGCAACAGGGCATCGGATTACGCACAGGACGGGATGGAAGCCGCAATGGAAGAACACCGGTACCACCTCCAGTACCTCTTCTATCTTTCCGCCCTGAACCGCCATCTCACACTCCGGGTTCCGGGCTACACCTATCGGACACACTTTGGCGGAGTACTCTATGTTTTTCTTCGCGGGGTGGACGGAAAGGGTAGAGGGACAGGTCTCTACCGGGTCCGTCCGCCAGCCGGGCTGATTGAGGAACTGACATTGGCAATTGCCGGGGAGTTTGCATCATGAAGTACATCAGGTACGAAGACGAACGGCCGATAGACCGCCAGTTCGGAGGGTTCATCATGCGGCTTTCGACGGGTCCCGGCAAGGGTGTCCTCCGGGTGCTCGCATCGCTCGTGAGCAGGGCTCTTGAGGGTGGGGACGTATGCCTTGATCTCCAGAGTGTTGCGGGCCGCGAGATCATGACGGGTGAAGAGCATGTGTCGATACCCGAACTTCCGGAGCTCCTTGATGTGCTGAGCCGGAGCGGCGTCGTCTCCGACGGGGGCGGAAATCTGCCACTGGTGAAGGGGAGAGGAAGCCTCCTCTACCTGCAGCGTTACCATGTTGCTGAATCGGGACTCGCCCGGGCAATTCTCAATCGGTGCCTGGAGCCTCAGGGTGACCCTGAAAAGGAGGCCCGGACGGCGCTGCTCCTGCAGCTTTTCCCCGCTGAATCGGAAGACGGCGGGGGGATGCAGAGAGCCGCTGCCCTGCAGGCACTCCGGCGACGCTTTTCGGTGATCGCCGGCGGGCCCGGCACGGGCAAGACAACGACCGTGGTGAAGATCCTCGCCCTTCTGGCCGGTGAAGACGGCACGGGAGGAGGACGGATCGCCATGGCAGCACCGACCGGCAAGGCGGCACTGCGCCTCAGCGGATCAGTCAGGATGCAGAAGGCCGCACTCCATTGTACAGACGCGGCTCGCCGTGCGATTCCCGACGAAGCCTCCACCCTGCACCGTCTGCTTCAGGCCGTCCCCGGTACTGGTCGGTTCCGCCACGGCCCCCTTAACCCGCTGCCTTACGATACGGTCGTGGTCGACGAGGCCTCGATGGTCGCTCTTCCGCTGATGCATGCGTTCTTCTCCGCTCTTTCGCCTTCGTGCCGCCTGATCCTCCTCGGAGACCCTGACCAGCTCGCATCGGTCGAAGCCGGCGCCGTGCTCGGCGACATATGTGCCGCTGCGCGTCTCCCCGGTTCGGCGCTTCACGGTTCCGTCACCGTGCTTGAGAGGAACTACCGGTTCGATGGCGGTTCGGACATCAGTGATCTTGCCCGCGCTGTCAATGGGGGGAGGGTGGAGGAGTCGCTCGGGCTGCTTGCTCCTGATAGAGGAAACGGCGTCGTGCTCCGCCCTCCCTACGTCGGGTGGAATGAGCGGGACGGGGTGCCGGAGGAACTGGCTGATGCAATCATGGAAGGGTACCGGCCGTTTCTGGAAGCCGGAGACCCGCCCTCTGCGCTGCTGGCGTTCGACCGGTTCAGGATGCTTGGAGCCATCGGCGACGGTCCGGGGCTTTCGGGTGTCCGGGGACTCAATATGGCCGCAGAGCAGGTACTCAGGCGGGCGGGTCTCATCGACCCATCCTCTCCATTTTACCATGGCCGGCCGGTCATGGTCAGGGAGAATGATTACTCCATGCGCCTCTTCAACGGCGATACGGGCATCGTCTTCAATGATCCCGAATGTGATGCTCCATTGGTATGGTTCAATGCGCCGGACGGCTCGCTGCGAGCGGTAGCTCCGGAGCGGCTGCCAAAGCATGAAACAGCCTACGCCGTCACCATACACAAGAGCCAGGGTTCGGAGTTCGATGCCGTGCTGATGGTGCTCCCGCGACAGGATTCACCGCTGCTGTCGCGGGAGCTTCTCTATACGGCCATTACCCGTGCACGCCGCAGCGTGGAAATCAGGGCTGATCCTGAAGCGCTCTCAGCCGCCATCAGGAAAGGGACAGCGAGGGTGTCGGGCCTGAAAGACGCCCTGCTCAATCCGTAGGAGGGGTCCCGTATCCTCCGCCTCCCGGCGTTGCTATCTCGACGCCTTCACCCGGCTGCATGACGCGCTCGATCCGGCCGCCTGCGGGGATGGATGTACCGTCCTGCAGTATGATCGCATTGATGCCGCATGCTCCGCTGCCGCCCCCTTCAAGCCCGAATGGAGCTTTTTCCCTCCGTTCGGAAATCACGCTGAGCTGCATCGGCCTGTGGAACCTGATTCTGCGCACAACACCCTCGCCCCCACGATGCATGCCGCTGCCTCCGCTTCCCCTGCGCAGGGCGAACCGCTCGATTTCAACTCCGGGATGCCGATCCTCGAGGATCTCGGGGTCGGTGATCCTGGTGTTGGTCATGTGTACCTGCACGGCCGAGGCGCCCTCACTCGAAGGTGTGGCGCCGGACCCGCCCGGGATGGTTTCATAGTACTGGCTGCCGCTGCCGTCCGGCGGGCCGAAGAGGAGGTTGTTCATGGTGCCCTGGGATGCCGCTGCGCTGCCGAACGCACCGAGGAGGACGTCGACTACGCGCTGTGAGGTTTCGACATTGCCGATGGCTACGGCAGCCTCCGGGGATGGGCTGAGGATACTGCCTTCGGGGATGATGATCTCGACCGGCTCAAGGCAGCCTGCGTTCAGCGGGATGTCCGCCCCGGCAAGAACCCTGAGCAGGTAGAGGACGGCGGCCCTTGTGACGGCTGGAGGCGCGTTCATGTTGCCGGGATCTTCGGGTGCGCTTCCGGTGAAATCGAACACTGCACGGGGATCTCCGCCCGGGGGGGCCGTGATGCTTATCCTGACCCGGATGGCAGCGCCGTTATCCATGCTGTCGCTGCAGGATGCCATGAAAGAGCCGGTTTGGCCGGCGATCCTCCGGAAAAGCGCATGGACGGCATGCCGCGCATTCCGGCGGATGAAGTGCATGTAGCGCTCCACCTTCTGGCGGCCGTATCGCAGGAGCACGGCCTCAAGCTCCTGTTGCCCGCGGTTGTTGGCTGCCACCTGTGCCCGCAGGTCTGAGATGCGTTCCGGGAGGTTGCGTGCCGGCCAGGGGCCGGAGGAAAGAAGTTCAAGCAGCTCCTTTTGGCGGAACCGGCCCTGGCGGACCAGATGGAAACTGCTGATGACAACCCCTTCTTCGGCAAGAGTGCGGCTGTAAGGAGGCATCGAGCCGGGAGTGATGCCGCCGATATCTGCATGGTGTCCCCGGTTGGCGAGGTAGAACGAGGGCTTACGGCCGAGACTGAAGACCGGCGTTACAACGGTCATGTCGGGAAGGTGCGAGCCCCCGCGGTGAGGGTTGTTGGCTAGCAGCACGTCGCCCGGCGCCATCTTTCCGGCATTGTCTTCGATGAGGTTCCGGACGGTTGCTTCCATGGCGCCGAGATGGACGGGGATATGCGGCGCATTGGACACCAGCCGGCCTTCAGTGTCGAAGAGGGCACAGGAAAAGTCGCGACGCTCTTTCATGTTGACGGAGTGCGCGGTGTTTTCCAGCGTACTGCCCATCTGTTCGGGAATGTTCATGAAGAGGTTGTTGAACACCTCCAGTAGAACGGGATCGGGTTTCCCGCCCGATGTATCATCTGCACTCACGGGGAGCGGGCCCGCAGCGGCCACGCGCTCCATGACGATCGATCCTGCACGGTCGATGAGGGCATCATATCCCTGTTTCAGGAACAGTGTCAGCTGGGAGTCCACAATCATTGCCGGGCCGCTGATGCGGCTTTTCTCAGAGAGCGATTCGAGCCAGAGGAGAGGGGCCTGTATAGTTGATCCCCCTTCCGTCCACAGCGCAGTGGTTTCGGACGGGGAAACCGCCCCCGGGTTTTCATCAGGGTCCGCAGGGGAAATGGGGTCCGGCGTCGTCATCCTGACTTCAATGCGCATGCTGACAACCTCGAGTGCGCCGGTATCGGGAATGAATCCGTAGCGGGTGCGGTAGGTGTCGCTGAAGCGTGCAAGAATGG encodes the following:
- the recD gene encoding exodeoxyribonuclease V subunit alpha, whose protein sequence is MKYIRYEDERPIDRQFGGFIMRLSTGPGKGVLRVLASLVSRALEGGDVCLDLQSVAGREIMTGEEHVSIPELPELLDVLSRSGVVSDGGGNLPLVKGRGSLLYLQRYHVAESGLARAILNRCLEPQGDPEKEARTALLLQLFPAESEDGGGMQRAAALQALRRRFSVIAGGPGTGKTTTVVKILALLAGEDGTGGGRIAMAAPTGKAALRLSGSVRMQKAALHCTDAARRAIPDEASTLHRLLQAVPGTGRFRHGPLNPLPYDTVVVDEASMVALPLMHAFFSALSPSCRLILLGDPDQLASVEAGAVLGDICAAARLPGSALHGSVTVLERNYRFDGGSDISDLARAVNGGRVEESLGLLAPDRGNGVVLRPPYVGWNERDGVPEELADAIMEGYRPFLEAGDPPSALLAFDRFRMLGAIGDGPGLSGVRGLNMAAEQVLRRAGLIDPSSPFYHGRPVMVRENDYSMRLFNGDTGIVFNDPECDAPLVWFNAPDGSLRAVAPERLPKHETAYAVTIHKSQGSEFDAVLMVLPRQDSPLLSRELLYTAITRARRSVEIRADPEALSAAIRKGTARVSGLKDALLNP
- a CDS encoding hydantoinase B/oxoprolinase family protein, which encodes MKRTGARWKFAVDRGGTFTDVIGIDPEGAVRSIKLLSESGRWQDAGIAGIRALMGIEDSEPLSTGKIERIRVGTTVATNALLERKGAAAAFAVTAGFEDLLEIGNGTRPDLFALSIAKQPPLHSAVRGIDEAIGPDGAVRRPPDPEAALESLLELRELGFKSLAIVLKHAWKNPRHEKLIQELALDGAGFTHVVTSHETMPQINMLKRGQSAMIEAYLSPVLFSYILSLRRLAGDVPIEFMQSSGGLRDACRLRAIDTILSGPAGGLLGYAGEAGRLGFTEAIGFDMGGTSTDVSRFGGALLHRFETTVDNVPFHTEMLDVQTVAAGGGSVLWFDGQRLRVGPQSAGSKPGPACYGLGGPLTLTDANLILGRLVPASVPATFGTSGDARLDDGRARALFSELARTVTEATGTPYDPEGLAAGFLDVANSIMSRAMKGISVSRGYDLRSHALIAFGGAAAQHACDIADILSIPHVVVPRHSSVLSAWGIAMADKTERSIEPVMMPLTGTLLERLSTQAAARSRQLTASLEGAGGTTSTSLHLDIRPSGTDRWLSVPASPDAPNEVIADLRTILARFSDTYRTRYGFIPDTGALEVVSMRIEVRMTTPDPISPADPDENPGAVSPSETTALWTEGGSTIQAPLLWLESLSEKSRISGPAMIVDSQLTLFLKQGYDALIDRAGSIVMERVAAAGPLPVSADDTSGGKPDPVLLEVFNNLFMNIPEQMGSTLENTAHSVNMKERRDFSCALFDTEGRLVSNAPHIPVHLGAMEATVRNLIEDNAGKMAPGDVLLANNPHRGGSHLPDMTVVTPVFSLGRKPSFYLANRGHHADIGGITPGSMPPYSRTLAEEGVVISSFHLVRQGRFRQKELLELLSSGPWPARNLPERISDLRAQVAANNRGQQELEAVLLRYGRQKVERYMHFIRRNARHAVHALFRRIAGQTGSFMASCSDSMDNGAAIRVRISITAPPGGDPRAVFDFTGSAPEDPGNMNAPPAVTRAAVLYLLRVLAGADIPLNAGCLEPVEIIIPEGSILSPSPEAAVAIGNVETSQRVVDVLLGAFGSAAASQGTMNNLLFGPPDGSGSQYYETIPGGSGATPSSEGASAVQVHMTNTRITDPEILEDRHPGVEIERFALRRGSGGSGMHRGGEGVVRRIRFHRPMQLSVISERREKAPFGLEGGGSGACGINAIILQDGTSIPAGGRIERVMQPGEGVEIATPGGGGYGTPPTD